In Halorhabdus rudnickae, the following proteins share a genomic window:
- the trkA gene encoding Trk system potassium transporter TrkA: MRVIIAGAGQVGRRVAAKLDGAHDVVVIDTDADRIDSLGYELDVLTALGDSSTIETLEEAGIADADLLIASTDSDEINILTCETAKALSDVTTVARVRQLKYIETWDRADDVFGVDFMVGTNLLTIGAAVGGTGLEAANSFDVFAGGTVHVAEFEVDPGGSLVGLTVEEADTFEGLTFGALVRSGTTIVPTGSTQIEAGDGIIVMGKPESVHTLGTQLSQEKPATQNVLIVGGSDIGYHTARLLEERGLRPHLLERDPDRARELSERLSATTVRNTDPTTRDFLETERAADIDVVVAALDQDSEANLLAALRAKRMGVDRSVAIVDHGDYVDLFETAGVDVAVNPRRATAEEIIEFARDQDTQNVALLEDNHAEVIEIRIDTESALAGRPIAEAIADFPPGVVIGAITRHGSFLRPRGDTVVKPGDHVVVLADSDGIEDVMQRL; this comes from the coding sequence ATGCGTGTGATAATCGCTGGCGCTGGGCAGGTCGGCCGAAGAGTTGCAGCCAAACTCGATGGGGCTCACGATGTCGTTGTGATCGATACTGATGCAGACCGGATCGATAGCCTTGGCTACGAACTAGATGTCCTCACGGCTCTCGGTGACAGTTCGACGATCGAAACACTGGAGGAAGCCGGTATCGCGGACGCTGATCTGCTCATCGCGAGTACAGACAGCGACGAAATCAATATCCTGACGTGTGAGACGGCGAAAGCACTGAGTGACGTCACGACCGTCGCACGCGTCAGACAACTCAAATATATCGAAACGTGGGATCGTGCAGACGACGTGTTCGGTGTTGACTTCATGGTCGGGACGAATCTGTTGACTATCGGGGCAGCCGTCGGCGGGACGGGCCTGGAAGCAGCGAACAGCTTCGATGTCTTCGCCGGCGGGACCGTCCACGTAGCCGAATTCGAGGTCGATCCAGGGGGTTCGCTCGTCGGGCTCACGGTCGAGGAAGCCGACACGTTCGAGGGATTGACCTTCGGCGCTCTCGTCCGATCGGGAACGACCATCGTTCCGACTGGTTCGACCCAGATCGAAGCAGGCGACGGTATCATCGTCATGGGAAAGCCCGAATCAGTCCATACGCTTGGCACCCAACTCAGTCAGGAGAAACCAGCCACGCAAAACGTCCTGATTGTCGGTGGGAGTGATATCGGATATCACACTGCGCGACTGCTTGAGGAACGGGGGCTTCGCCCGCACCTGCTGGAGAGGGACCCTGACCGCGCACGCGAACTGTCCGAACGGCTCTCGGCGACGACTGTCCGCAACACGGACCCGACAACTCGGGACTTTCTGGAGACCGAGCGAGCCGCAGACATCGACGTTGTTGTTGCGGCACTCGATCAGGATAGCGAAGCGAACCTCCTTGCAGCGCTCCGGGCAAAACGGATGGGTGTCGATCGTTCGGTCGCAATCGTCGATCACGGTGACTACGTAGACCTGTTCGAGACGGCCGGTGTTGACGTTGCGGTAAACCCGCGGCGAGCGACTGCCGAAGAAATCATCGAATTTGCCCGGGATCAGGATACGCAGAACGTTGCCTTGCTGGAGGACAATCACGCCGAGGTGATCGAAATACGGATCGACACGGAGAGTGCCCTCGCAGGGCGTCCGATCGCGGAGGCGATCGCCGATTTCCCACCTGGTGTCGTGATCGGTGCGATCACTCGCCACGGGAGCTTTCTGAGGCCCCGTGGCGATACGGTCGTCAAACCGGGAGATCATGTCGTCGTTCTCGCTGACAGTGATGGCATCGAAGACGTAATGCAGCGCCTATGA
- a CDS encoding TrkH family potassium uptake protein produces MHLNVNWRQSCALVGTVLKYLAVTMLIPLFVAVIYGNDVDVFLASVVITAGLGVSLERSADVDDLGAEEALLFVTLAWVGVSVGGAVPYLLEGLGTASTVGLSLESPGALVASIVNALFESTSGFTTTGATVLGDISFERHSHALLMYRQLTQWLGGMGIIVLMVAILPELAVNGAQLIDAEAPGPELKKLTPQIAETARILWLVYAGFTALLICLLYALHLLGAAPEMNLYNAIAHGFTTLPTGGFSPQAKSIAFFSPAVQWLVIPFIVIAGTNFALFYFVLKGQFVEVFQNREFQGYIGAIVGVALVLWALLFNGAAPALELGGVTGGVVENSLRQALFQTVTLLNSTGFATSDFAQWNEAGQFLLLAVMFIGGSAGSTGGGVKVIRWLVIFKAARRQLSSTVYPDVVEPVRLGGQVIDEKVVRGIFAFTFLYLFIFAVSAVVIALDSGRVGLDLTTIEALSASIATIGNIGPGFGMLGPFGSYLEFPETSKLLMIVLMWLGRLEVVPVLVLFTRSFWEW; encoded by the coding sequence ATGCATCTGAATGTTAACTGGCGACAGAGCTGTGCGCTCGTCGGGACTGTCCTCAAGTATCTCGCCGTCACGATGCTCATTCCGCTCTTCGTCGCGGTCATCTATGGGAACGACGTGGATGTGTTTCTTGCATCGGTCGTGATTACTGCTGGACTCGGTGTGTCACTGGAACGGAGTGCCGACGTTGACGACCTCGGAGCGGAGGAGGCGCTCTTGTTCGTGACGCTCGCCTGGGTCGGCGTGTCCGTCGGTGGGGCCGTGCCATATTTGCTGGAAGGCCTCGGGACGGCATCGACGGTCGGACTCTCCCTCGAATCGCCGGGCGCACTGGTCGCCTCGATCGTCAACGCTCTGTTCGAATCGACATCAGGATTTACAACGACAGGGGCGACTGTGCTCGGCGATATATCGTTCGAGCGACATTCACACGCCCTGCTCATGTATCGGCAACTGACACAGTGGCTCGGTGGGATGGGCATCATCGTCCTCATGGTCGCAATCTTGCCCGAACTGGCGGTCAACGGCGCACAGCTGATCGACGCAGAGGCGCCGGGCCCGGAACTGAAGAAACTCACCCCACAGATCGCCGAAACGGCACGCATCCTCTGGCTCGTGTACGCCGGATTCACCGCCCTGTTGATCTGTTTGCTCTACGCGCTCCATCTGCTCGGCGCTGCCCCAGAGATGAATCTGTACAACGCGATCGCGCACGGATTCACGACGCTCCCGACCGGTGGGTTCTCCCCGCAGGCCAAGAGTATCGCATTCTTCTCGCCGGCCGTACAGTGGCTCGTCATCCCGTTTATCGTCATCGCAGGGACGAACTTCGCGCTCTTTTATTTCGTTCTCAAGGGGCAGTTCGTCGAGGTGTTCCAGAATCGGGAATTCCAGGGGTACATCGGTGCAATCGTCGGTGTCGCGCTCGTTCTCTGGGCGCTGTTGTTCAATGGCGCTGCACCCGCGCTCGAACTGGGTGGGGTTACTGGGGGTGTTGTCGAGAATTCACTGCGACAGGCCCTGTTCCAGACCGTGACCCTGCTCAATTCCACCGGCTTCGCGACGAGTGACTTCGCCCAATGGAACGAAGCGGGCCAGTTCCTCCTCCTGGCAGTGATGTTCATCGGCGGGTCGGCAGGGTCGACGGGTGGCGGTGTCAAGGTGATCCGCTGGCTGGTCATCTTCAAAGCCGCACGCCGACAGCTCTCGTCGACAGTGTATCCCGATGTCGTGGAGCCAGTCCGTCTCGGCGGACAGGTCATCGACGAGAAGGTCGTGCGGGGGATCTTCGCATTCACCTTCCTCTATCTGTTCATCTTTGCCGTCTCCGCGGTGGTCATCGCGCTCGATTCGGGGCGTGTGGGGCTTGATTTGACGACGATCGAGGCACTCAGTGCGAGTATCGCGACCATCGGGAACATCGGCCCTGGCTTCGGGATGCTCGGGCCGTTCGGGAGCTATCTGGAGTTTCCCGAGACGTCGAAACTCCTCATGATCGTGCTGATGTGGCTTGGACGACTCGAAGTGGTTCCAGTGCTCGTGTTGTTCACTCGCTCGTTCTGGGAGTGGTGA
- a CDS encoding DUF7509 family protein, whose amino-acid sequence MNSRNYGFTFESESVFSRIQQDVPQPDSSKLEDDFYVFVMGPYTAFDATYAYSDGDQLQSPFINDPLFEPESHITADERGSFKLALEDLCQAYRDRFGVHAFLATDVTIPTDAEASDDEEAMSVLDQSVAFAAVSDAVVFVFSDAGLTTGVGAEVGTILGEFHLRRGNQEPVRKPRERFRIFKTEGFSSASIDEIPSTFKIDTIEFETRADLVNKTQQFLSNIERNDPDRPLPVFTPYSSEDSN is encoded by the coding sequence ATGAATAGCCGGAATTACGGATTCACGTTTGAAAGTGAGTCTGTTTTTTCACGGATACAACAGGATGTCCCCCAACCAGACTCATCGAAACTTGAGGATGATTTCTACGTATTCGTGATGGGACCGTACACCGCATTTGATGCCACGTACGCCTATTCAGACGGAGACCAGCTTCAATCGCCGTTCATCAACGACCCCTTGTTCGAACCTGAGAGTCACATCACTGCTGATGAGCGTGGAAGCTTCAAATTAGCTCTCGAAGATCTCTGCCAGGCCTATCGCGACCGATTCGGAGTACATGCTTTTCTTGCGACAGACGTTACCATCCCAACTGACGCAGAAGCAAGTGACGATGAGGAAGCGATGTCTGTCCTTGATCAATCGGTTGCCTTCGCGGCAGTGAGTGATGCTGTAGTGTTCGTCTTTTCAGATGCTGGTCTTACGACAGGTGTTGGTGCAGAGGTCGGGACCATACTTGGTGAATTTCACCTCCGAAGAGGGAATCAAGAACCCGTTCGCAAGCCCCGGGAGCGATTTCGGATTTTCAAGACTGAAGGGTTCAGTAGCGCCAGTATCGATGAAATTCCGTCTACTTTCAAGATTGACACAATCGAATTCGAAACAAGAGCGGACTTGGTCAACAAAACTCAGCAATTCCTATCCAACATAGAGCGTAACGACCCTGATCGACCCCTTCCAGTTTTCACTCCATACTCCAGTGAAGATAGTAACTAA
- a CDS encoding winged helix-turn-helix domain-containing protein: protein MTGTLEQKLFTELDEGNVIQYVEQRLFGEKIDSLTPHIERKKALAEPTRYSIVYLLYEYGEISRKRLAAETGRDSNDLQHHLNDLLDTNLIAEIPAPEDADGRQTYYRITTLGKQEIASDIEHIVGGLAHENRFRALGDPELVDERSDSGDRRRALVAATEEGVEELDNRRRDLRSRWKDFQQVASQE from the coding sequence ATGACAGGGACCCTAGAGCAAAAACTTTTCACCGAACTGGATGAGGGAAATGTAATTCAATACGTCGAGCAGCGACTTTTCGGTGAGAAAATCGATTCTCTAACCCCACATATTGAGCGGAAAAAGGCACTCGCGGAACCGACACGATATAGTATCGTATACTTGCTGTACGAATACGGAGAGATATCCAGGAAACGTCTCGCCGCAGAAACCGGCCGCGACAGTAATGACTTACAGCACCATCTCAACGACCTCCTTGACACGAACCTGATCGCAGAGATTCCGGCTCCAGAGGACGCTGATGGGCGACAAACGTACTACCGTATCACGACCCTTGGGAAGCAAGAAATTGCCAGTGATATCGAGCATATCGTTGGAGGCCTCGCTCACGAAAACCGGTTTAGGGCTCTAGGAGACCCAGAGTTGGTTGATGAGCGGTCTGACAGCGGGGATAGAAGACGAGCACTCGTGGCAGCTACCGAGGAGGGAGTGGAGGAACTGGATAATCGCCGTAGAGACCTCCGGTCCCGGTGGAAAGATTTCCAACAAGTGGCCAGTCAGGAGTGA
- a CDS encoding DNA topoisomerase IV subunit A: protein MSTDTDETGAATEGDARERLLALAAQFYDQFDQGDVPHMDVPTRTKSNIEYDPEQKVWVYGDRKSTRSANSVRGAQKLLKVIYSIDFLANQLEEDRSSTLRELYYLSESWDLDEAQFNSQDESNQLIEDLEIVSDVRREEFHMRPEESGAKVMGPLRLREQTNRGDREIHCQHDVGQGGYQIPNDPDTIEFLDNDAEFVLCVETGGMRDRLVENGFDDEHDAIVVHLGGQPARATRRLTKRLHDELDLPVTVFTDGDPWSYRIYGSVAYGSIKSAHLSKYLATPEAQFIGVQPEDIVEYDLPTDPLADSDINALESELEDPRFQTDYWEEQIELQLDIEKKSEQQALASYGLDFVTDTYLPERLDEMGII, encoded by the coding sequence ATGAGTACTGACACAGACGAGACGGGAGCGGCGACAGAAGGGGACGCACGTGAGCGGTTGCTCGCGCTGGCGGCGCAGTTCTACGACCAATTCGACCAGGGCGACGTCCCACACATGGATGTCCCCACGCGGACGAAGAGCAACATCGAGTACGATCCCGAACAGAAAGTCTGGGTCTACGGCGATCGGAAGAGTACCCGCTCGGCCAACAGCGTCCGGGGTGCCCAGAAACTCCTGAAGGTCATCTATTCGATCGATTTCCTCGCCAATCAGCTCGAAGAAGACCGTTCCTCGACGTTGCGTGAACTGTACTACCTCAGCGAGTCCTGGGACCTGGACGAGGCCCAGTTCAACAGCCAAGACGAGTCAAATCAACTCATCGAGGACTTAGAGATCGTCTCAGACGTGCGTCGCGAGGAATTCCACATGCGCCCCGAGGAATCCGGCGCGAAGGTGATGGGGCCGTTGCGCCTCCGCGAGCAGACCAACCGTGGGGACAGAGAGATCCACTGCCAGCACGATGTCGGGCAGGGCGGCTACCAGATCCCCAACGACCCAGACACCATCGAGTTTCTGGACAACGATGCGGAGTTCGTCCTCTGTGTCGAGACCGGCGGGATGCGCGATCGGCTCGTCGAGAACGGATTCGACGACGAGCACGACGCCATCGTCGTCCACCTGGGCGGCCAGCCCGCCCGTGCGACCCGGCGGCTGACCAAGCGACTGCACGACGAACTCGACTTGCCGGTGACGGTGTTCACTGACGGTGACCCCTGGTCGTATCGAATCTACGGCTCCGTTGCGTATGGATCGATCAAGTCGGCCCACCTCTCGAAATACCTCGCGACGCCCGAAGCGCAGTTCATCGGCGTCCAGCCCGAGGACATCGTCGAGTACGACCTGCCGACCGATCCACTCGCGGACTCGGACATCAACGCCCTGGAGTCCGAACTCGAGGACCCGCGCTTCCAGACCGACTACTGGGAGGAACAGATCGAACTCCAGCTCGACATCGAGAAGAAATCCGAACAGCAGGCCCTGGCTTCGTATGGCTTGGACTTCGTGACCGACACGTATCTGCCCGAGCGACTCGACGAGATGGGCATTATATAG
- a CDS encoding DNA topoisomerase VI subunit B, with the protein MAGRQSTLGEEGIAEELAESQRQISIAEFFEKNKHMLGFDSGARGLVTAVKEGVDNSLDACEEADIFPDIYVEIEDLGDYYRLVIEDNGPGITKEQLPKVFGKLLYGSRFHKRQQSRGQQGIGISAAVLYSQLTSGKPAKITSRTKGSEEAHYFELIIDTDDNEPEISVDETTTWDRPHGTRIEIEMEANLRARQQLHDYIKHTAVVNPHARIEFSDPKMDEAAKFERAEGAELPAETEEIRPHPHGVELGTLLKMLEATDSYSISGFLQGELTRVGSTTAEKVLNNFRDRHFGRGMAWRPPQAHEGDVEVAVRAAVANKGKDATKSFAREVADAVAERDRIAHHELREIVDEAGEQAAEGFGTTFGATVREKATAAAWAEITGNTDDGDPRETLASDLYGLVDDATSSRKDDATLSGLADRIAAKFLDSEDERHCCTRSELADYVQRAAENTEEYDDATIGETARENVLEEIWNAMVTVPDDPPNVSTVADDRDAASELLEAMRETDIISPPTDCLAPITERLVEEGLRKEFDADFYAAATRDASVHGGDPFIVEAGIAYGGALDEGGPVDVMRFANRVPLVYQRGACATTDVVKTINWRNYGLDQPGGSGLPNGPAVVMVHVASTNVPFTSESKDAIANVPEIEDEIELAIREAARELKSFLNKRRSMRQRREKQDKLGTILPEMASKLSSVTGRKALDIDDSLARIMNNVLVEREVEDGTVRLVVENNDSTNAEPEITDIVTLEPADVKAEGDDARVVEMDGEWFLKWSPTVSSGEAAALTYEIDGEADFDVSVDGIESAKLTVDGEP; encoded by the coding sequence ATGGCAGGAAGGCAGTCGACGCTCGGTGAGGAGGGGATCGCCGAGGAGCTGGCCGAGAGCCAGCGCCAGATCTCCATCGCCGAGTTCTTCGAGAAGAACAAGCACATGCTCGGGTTCGACTCGGGTGCCCGAGGGCTGGTCACGGCCGTCAAAGAGGGGGTCGACAACAGTCTCGACGCCTGCGAGGAAGCCGACATCTTCCCCGACATCTACGTCGAGATCGAGGATCTCGGCGACTATTATCGGCTCGTCATCGAGGACAACGGCCCCGGCATCACGAAAGAGCAACTCCCGAAAGTGTTCGGGAAGCTGCTGTACGGCAGCCGGTTCCACAAGCGCCAGCAGTCTCGCGGCCAACAGGGGATCGGGATTAGTGCGGCCGTTCTGTACTCGCAATTGACCAGCGGGAAGCCCGCAAAGATAACCTCCCGGACGAAGGGCAGCGAGGAGGCCCACTATTTCGAGTTGATCATCGACACCGACGACAACGAGCCGGAGATTAGCGTCGACGAGACGACGACGTGGGACCGCCCCCATGGGACGCGCATCGAGATCGAGATGGAGGCAAACCTCCGGGCTCGCCAGCAACTCCACGATTACATCAAGCACACCGCGGTCGTCAATCCCCACGCCCGCATCGAGTTCAGCGATCCGAAGATGGACGAGGCCGCAAAGTTCGAGCGCGCCGAGGGTGCGGAGTTGCCGGCCGAAACCGAGGAGATCAGACCTCATCCCCACGGCGTCGAACTCGGGACGCTACTGAAGATGCTCGAGGCAACCGATTCGTACTCCATTTCGGGGTTCCTCCAGGGGGAACTCACTCGTGTCGGCTCGACGACCGCCGAGAAGGTCCTGAACAACTTTCGTGATAGACACTTCGGTCGCGGGATGGCCTGGCGACCGCCACAGGCCCACGAAGGTGACGTCGAAGTGGCCGTCCGGGCCGCGGTCGCCAACAAGGGCAAAGACGCCACGAAGTCTTTCGCCCGCGAGGTTGCCGACGCCGTCGCCGAACGCGACCGGATCGCCCATCACGAACTCCGGGAAATCGTCGACGAGGCTGGCGAGCAGGCGGCCGAAGGCTTCGGGACGACTTTCGGAGCGACAGTCCGAGAGAAGGCAACGGCCGCAGCCTGGGCCGAGATCACGGGCAACACCGACGACGGCGATCCCCGCGAGACGCTCGCTTCGGATCTCTACGGGTTGGTCGACGACGCGACCAGCTCCCGGAAAGATGATGCGACGCTCTCAGGGCTGGCTGACCGGATCGCCGCGAAGTTCCTGGACAGCGAAGACGAACGACATTGCTGTACTCGGAGCGAACTCGCGGACTACGTCCAGCGGGCCGCCGAGAATACCGAGGAATACGACGACGCGACGATCGGCGAAACGGCCCGCGAGAACGTCCTCGAGGAAATCTGGAACGCGATGGTGACCGTTCCCGACGATCCGCCGAACGTTTCCACGGTCGCCGACGACCGGGACGCCGCCTCGGAGTTGCTCGAGGCGATGCGGGAAACGGACATCATCTCGCCGCCGACAGACTGTCTCGCGCCGATCACCGAGCGCCTGGTCGAGGAGGGGTTGCGCAAAGAGTTCGACGCCGACTTCTACGCGGCGGCGACTCGAGACGCCTCGGTCCACGGCGGCGATCCGTTCATCGTCGAGGCCGGAATCGCCTACGGCGGCGCTCTGGACGAAGGTGGCCCAGTCGACGTGATGCGCTTTGCCAATCGCGTCCCGCTGGTCTACCAGCGCGGCGCGTGTGCGACGACAGACGTCGTCAAGACGATCAACTGGCGCAACTACGGCCTCGACCAGCCAGGCGGGTCGGGCCTGCCCAACGGCCCGGCAGTAGTAATGGTCCACGTCGCCTCGACGAACGTGCCATTTACCAGCGAATCGAAGGACGCGATCGCGAACGTTCCCGAGATCGAAGACGAAATCGAACTCGCCATTCGGGAAGCTGCCCGCGAACTCAAGTCCTTCCTGAACAAGCGCCGGTCGATGCGCCAGCGCCGGGAGAAACAGGACAAACTCGGCACGATCCTGCCCGAAATGGCGAGTAAACTGTCGTCGGTGACCGGCCGCAAGGCACTGGACATCGACGACTCGCTGGCCCGGATCATGAACAACGTCCTGGTCGAACGCGAGGTCGAAGACGGGACGGTTCGGTTGGTCGTCGAGAACAACGACTCGACGAACGCCGAACCGGAGATCACCGACATCGTGACCCTCGAGCCGGCGGACGTGAAAGCCGAGGGCGACGACGCCCGCGTCGTCGAGATGGACGGCGAGTGGTTCCTCAAGTGGTCGCCGACCGTTTCCAGCGGCGAGGCGGCGGCGCTGACCTACGAGATCGACGGCGAGGCGGACTTCGACGTGTCGGTGGATGGGATCGAGAGCGCAAAACTGACCGTGGACGGTGAACCATGA
- a CDS encoding TrmB family transcriptional regulator, producing the protein MSDFDDSTLAPQLKRFGLSDTEIRTYLAVLESGEAKASTIADATGVSKRYVYSVCEELEDQGFVEVNDHVVPTKIRAKPPEEVIELLSQRLEEIEPALQRRYSAAESRPQRFDVIKSRVTVLKRINEFIDEADHRVALSIPYSHLERVAEALQDAVDRGVLVLLLVTDGEPDAEEFAGYDRPIASVVQSWNESIPVILSVDRDLGIISSSEMMSTANSDEQAISLVQERIVPTLYGSFMANFWLSADQLQVVDPAPLPRTYSSFEQAVFEATLRLRNGDEVTARVDALPNDGDESTETITGRVVDTRQGIVDPINNEFPIEHSFVLDTDDGDVTVGGVGAFLEEYQARSVTLELTDG; encoded by the coding sequence ATGAGTGACTTCGACGATTCGACGCTGGCTCCCCAGTTGAAGCGGTTCGGCCTCTCGGATACGGAGATCCGGACATACCTCGCTGTCCTGGAGAGCGGCGAGGCGAAGGCAAGTACGATCGCCGATGCCACGGGCGTCTCCAAACGCTACGTATACAGCGTCTGTGAAGAACTGGAAGACCAGGGGTTCGTCGAAGTCAACGATCACGTGGTTCCGACGAAGATCAGGGCAAAGCCGCCAGAGGAAGTCATCGAACTCCTCTCCCAGCGCCTCGAGGAGATCGAGCCGGCGCTCCAGCGGCGTTACTCGGCGGCCGAGAGTCGACCGCAGCGCTTCGATGTCATCAAGTCCCGGGTCACTGTTCTCAAGCGGATCAACGAGTTCATCGATGAAGCCGACCACCGAGTTGCGCTGTCGATCCCCTATTCACACCTCGAACGCGTGGCCGAGGCCTTGCAAGACGCCGTCGATCGGGGCGTTCTCGTGTTGTTGCTGGTGACTGACGGCGAACCCGACGCCGAAGAATTCGCCGGGTACGACCGCCCGATAGCCAGCGTCGTCCAGTCCTGGAACGAGTCTATCCCGGTGATACTGAGCGTCGATCGCGATCTGGGGATCATCTCCTCCTCGGAGATGATGTCGACCGCCAACAGCGACGAGCAGGCGATCTCACTGGTTCAAGAGCGGATCGTTCCGACGCTGTACGGCTCGTTCATGGCGAACTTCTGGCTGTCGGCCGACCAGCTTCAGGTGGTCGATCCGGCACCGCTGCCCCGGACTTACAGTAGCTTCGAACAGGCCGTCTTCGAAGCGACGTTACGGCTGCGCAACGGCGACGAGGTCACCGCCCGCGTCGACGCCTTGCCTAACGACGGTGACGAATCGACCGAGACGATCACGGGGCGTGTCGTCGACACTCGGCAGGGCATCGTCGACCCGATCAACAACGAGTTCCCCATCGAACACTCGTTCGTTCTCGACACTGACGACGGAGACGTGACTGTCGGTGGGGTGGGTGCGTTCTTAGAGGAGTATCAGGCACGGAGCGTCACGCTCGAGTTGACTGACGGATAG